The Cyclopterus lumpus isolate fCycLum1 chromosome 6, fCycLum1.pri, whole genome shotgun sequence genome contains a region encoding:
- the LOC117732667 gene encoding solute carrier family 12 member 3-like, which translates to MSIKCKKNNNLLCIQKASLPIGAEPQRSTVFQKKQGKKTIDVYWLSDDGGLTLLLPYLLTRRKRWARCKVRVFVGGDADKREEQREEMLALIKKFRLGFHDVEVLPDIYQNPQTGSVDQFENMVGRFRLDTNQDSDSGPPRQQEEPWMITDKDLERNKAKSLRQIRLNEVLQDYSREAALIVITMPVGIRGVCPNTLYLAWLDFLSHDLRPPVLLVRGNQENVLTFYCQ; encoded by the exons atgtcaataaaatgtaaaaaaaataacaatttgtTGTGTATACAAAAAGCTTCTCTTCCCATTGGAGCAGAGCCTCAGCGTAGTACGGTGTTCCAGaaaaaacaaggaaagaaaACCATTGATGTGTACTGGCTGTCTGATGACGGAG GTCTGACCCTGCTGCTGCCCTACCTGCTGACTCGGAGGAAGCGCTGGGCCAGATGTAAGGTCCGCGTGTTTGTGGGGGGAGATGCAGACAAAAGGgaagagcagagagaaga GATGTTGGCACTGATCAAGAAGTTTCGTCTTGGTTTCCATGATGTTGAAGTGCTTCCTGACATCTACCAGAACCCCCAGACTGGAAG TGTTGATCAGTTTGAGAACATGGTGGGTCGCTTTAGACTGGATACAAATCAGGACTCTGATTCTGGGCCACCAAGACAGCAGGAGGAACCGTGGATGATCACTGACAAAGATTTAGAGAGGAACAAGGCCAag TCTCTCCGTCAAATTCGTCTAAATGAGGTTCTGCAGGATTACTCCAGAGAAGCTGCTCTGATTGTAAT CACCATGCCGGTGGGGATAAGAGGAGTGTGTCCCAATACTCTGTACCTGGCGTGGCTGGACTTCTTGTCACATGATCTGAGACCTCCAGTCCTGTTGGTCAGAGGAAACCAGGAAAATGTCCTCACCTTCTACTGCCAATGA
- the slc12a3 gene encoding solute carrier family 12 member 3 produces the protein MELPETSDSIHLAAYRPRLPLQSVNVKTTPGVFDESGYYHCYGSSVASLGSDALTGYETLDATPHYDFYANTEVFGRQRRCRPSLYQLHGNSEVDSRPPLYEETIAEHMRGEDDSSEEDEEEQKEPPPEPTRFGWVQGVMIRCMLNIWGVILYLRLPWITAQAGIGLTWVIILLSSCITGITGLSTSAISTNGKVKGGGTYFLISRSLGPELGGSIGLIFAFANAVAVAMHTVGFAETVTDLMYENGAVMVDRINDIRIIGIITVTCLLGISLAGMAWESKAQVLFFLVIMVSFASYVVGTITPASPQKQAKGLFGYKADIFATNFVPGWRGPEGSFFGMFSIFFPSATGILAGANISGDLKNPTVAIPRGTLMAIFWTTISYLIISATIGACVLRDASGLLNDTLLPSSTVQDCVGLACQYGWDFSECINNTCTYGISNYYQSMSLVSAFAPLITAGIFGATLSSALACLVSAPKVFQCLCRDKLYPLIGIFGKGYGKNDEPLRGYLLTYIIAACFILIAELNTIAPIISNFFLCSYSLINFSCFHASITNSPGWRPSFRFYSKWLSLLGSVICVVIMFLLTWWAALIAFGVVFFLLGYTLYKKPAVNWGSSVQASSYNIALSQCVGLNHVEDHVKNYRPQCLVLTGPPSSRPALVDLVTCFTKDLSLMICGNIVTDGPSASVVEKASSESHVSWLNQRKVRSFYRGVVARELRSGVNMLLQGAGLGRIKPNVLLMGFKKDCCSETPQAAHNYIGILHDAFDLQYGVCILRLTEGLDVSHSSQSYGESLI, from the exons CTGCTATGGGAGCAGTGTAGCATCCCTTGGATCTGATGCTCTAACTGGCTATGAGACTCTGGACGCCACGCCACACTATGACTTCTACGCCAACACAGAGGTGTTTGGCCGACAGAGGCGCTGCAGGCCATCTCTGTACCAGCTGCATGGCAACTCTGAG GTTGATTCCAGACCTCCCTTATATGAGGAGACAATAGCTGAACACATGAGAGGAGAAGACGACAGCtcagaggaagacgaggaagaaCAAAAGGAGCCACCACCTGAACCTACTCGCTTTGGCTGGGTACAGGGAGTCATG ATCCGTTGCATGTTAAACATTTGGGGGGTGATCTTGTACTTGAGGTTGCCTTGGATCACTGCTCAAGCTGGTATAG GTCTGACCTGGGTGATTATCCTGCTATCCTCCTGTATAACTGGGATCACTGGTCTCTCAACCTCAGCCATCTCTACCAATGGCAAGGTCAAAGGAG GTGGGACTTACTTTCTGATCAGTCGTAGCCTCGGTCCAGAGCTGGGTGGGTCCATTGGTCTTATCTTTGCTTTTGCCAATGCTGTAGCTGTGGCCATGCACACTGTGGGCTTTGCTGAGACTGTTACAGACCTCATGTAT gAAAATGGAGCTGTCATGGTGGACCGAATCAATGACATCCGCATCATTGGCATTATTACAGTCACATGTCTACTAGGCATCTCATTGGCTGGCATGGCATGGGAGTCAAAG GCACAGGTTTTGTTCTTCCTGGTCATCATGGTGTCATTTGCCAGTTACGTTGTTGGAACGATCACTCCTGCTTCACCACAGAAACAAGCCAAGGGTTTGTTTGGCTACAAAG CTGATATCTTTGCTACCAATTTTGTACCTGGCTGGCGGGGACCAGAGGGCAGTTTCTTTGGCATGTTCTCCATTTTCTTCCCCTCTGCCACGGGCATTCTGGCAGGAGCTAACATCTCAGGAGATCTAAAG AATCCAACAGTGGCAATCCCCAGAGGAACATTAATGGCAATATTCTGGACCACCATTTCTTACCTTATCATCTCTGCAACCATTG GAGCTTGTGTGTTGCGGGATGCGTCGGGCCTGTTAAATGACACCCTGTTACCGTCCTCAACTGTCCAGGATTGTGTTGGTTTAGCTTGTCAATATGGATGGGACTTTTCTGAGTGTATCAATAACACATGCACTTATGGCATCAGTAACTACTATCAG TCGATGAGTCTGGTGTCAGCTTTTGCCCCTCTCATCACTGCTGGTATATTTGGAGCGACACTCTCTTCCGCTTTGGCCTGTCTGGTGTCTGCTCCCAAAGTCTTCCAg TGTCTGTGTCGGGACAAACTTTACCCTCTCATCGGCATCTTTGGGAAAGGTTATGGCAAGAATGACGAACCGCTCAGAGGCTACCTACTAACATACATCATCGCTGCCTGCTTCATTCTCATTG CTGAATTGAACACCATCGCTCCCATCATCTCCAACTTCTTCCTCTGCTCATACTCTCTTATCAACTTCAGCTGCTTCCATGCCTCAATCACCAACTCACCAG GTTGGCGTCCGTCCTTCAGGTTCTACAGTAAGTGGCTGTCGTTGCTGGGCTCTGTGATTTGTGTTGTTATCATGTTCTTGCTGACTTGGTGGGCAGCCCTCATTGCCTTTGGCGTTGTCTTCTTCCTTTTGGGATACACACTCTACAAGAAGCCTG CTGTAAACTGGGGCTCCTCAGTGCAGGCAAGCTCCTACAACATCGCTCTCAGCCAGTGTGTCGGTCTCAACCACGTGGAGGACCATGTCAAGAACTACAG ACCCCAGTGTTTGGTGCTAACAGGTCCTCCCAGTAGTCGTCCAGCTCTGGTGGATCTCGTCACCTGTTTCACAAAGGATCTTAGTCTCATGATTTGTGGCAATATAGTCACT GATGGTCCGTCCGCATCAGTAGTGGAAAAGGCGAGCAGCGAAAGTCATGTTTCCTGGTTGAACCAACGGAAGGTCAGGTCATTCTACAGAGGTGTGGTAGCTAGAGAGCTACGATCAGGAGTTAACATGCTGCTACAG GGGGCAGGTTTGGGTCGTATTAAGCCAAATGTTTTACTGATGGGTTTCAAGAAAGACTGCTGCAGTGAAACACCTCAGGCTGCACACAACTACATAGGAATACTACA TGATGCATTTGACCTGCAGTACGGCGTGTGCATACTGAGATTGACAGAGGGACTGGATGTCTCTCATTCATCTCAATCATATGGTGAGAGcctgatttga